In Williamwhitmania taraxaci, the DNA window GGCCTTGATAGAAGTATATTCCTGTGGCGATATGCCTAAGAATCCGGCAATTTCTTCGACTAGGGTTATCTCTTCCTGACTAATTTTGCCATCGGCCTTGCCAATACCAAAGAGGAAGTGAATAAGCTGTAGCCTCGCTGCATAGTCGATATTATCACGAATCTGCAAGCAGACCTCTCTTACAGGAACCTCTTTTTTGAGCATATCTCGAAGTAGAATCATGGCTTCCTGAGCCACCTCCACTCCAAAACTCTTCACAAAGAACTCCTTTACATAATCAAGTTCTGCCTTCACCACCTTGCCGTCGGCCTTCATCATGGCCGAAACCAAGATCAGCAAACTCATGGTAAAGCCGTCGCGCGTATTCTGTCCCGTGTATATTTTGGTGCCAGAACCAGAACTATCGAGCAATGCGCCCAATGCAAAACCTGCAATTCCCCCAATTGGGCCAAGAAAAAACCAGCCCAAAGCGCCGGAAACCCATTTACTATATCCCATATACTAAAACTGTTTGCTTTTTGACAATTCGATAAGCTTATGGTGCAGCTCTACCACCTGAGGTAAAAGCAGCTGCAATTCATCATTTAAAATCACATAATCGGCTTTCGCCAATCGTTCCTCCTCCTTCATCTGGTTATTCATTCGGAGTTTAACTGCCTCCTCGCTAACTCCATCGCGCTCCATCACCCTGGCCATACGAATAGATTCCGGAGCCGACACTGTAATTACCCTATCCATACGTTCGTTGGATTTGCTCTCGAATAGGATTGCTGCCTCATGAATCACGTAGCTGGCATCCTTATGTTGAACCAACCACTCATCAAAATGACGAGCAACGGCAGGATGCACAACTTGGTTAACCCGCTTTAATAGTTCTTGATCGCCAAAAACCAACGTGGCAACTTGCTTCCGATTTAGTCCAAGCGGGGTATATATATCATTACCAAAAAAACTCTTGTATGCTTTCACTATATCGGGGTCGACCTCAATGAGCATTTTGGCTTCGATATCGGCCTGGTATACCGGAACACCAAATTCCGCAAAAAGTGCTGCCACAAAGGATTTTCCACTTCCAATACCACCTGTAAGTCCAACCTTTACCATACTAGTCTTTTTGAATAATATACTCCACAAATACAGGGTCGAGGGTAACCTTGCTCACAAAGTCTGGCTGAGAAGAAACATTCACTTTCAACCTATCGCCCAACCTATTGGCTATTTCGGAGTAATCGATTACGAGTTTAAAGTTGCTTGCAGTAACCTCCTTATACCTACTCATTGCCACCATATAGGTAACATGCACACTCGAAGGCAATGGCTGTAGTTGATATCCACTGGGCAAGTTAATCGTTTCAACAGGAACGTCGTATGATCCCTCCGTGAATTTCTCAACCTCTAAACGATAATCGATACGTGAAATATTGCTAGATAGGCCTGTAATGTCCACCAAGGACAAACTTCCTGTGGTTGATTTATGAAGATTATCGAGAGTTTCCGATTGTGTAGGCCAAGCCGTCAAGGTATCCATTAGCGGAGCAGGTCCGCTTGCCATAATGGTATCTGGTATTAACAATTGAGAGCCACAGAGCATGTATTGCTTTTCGAAGTTAAGGTGCAACATGGACCTAACTGGAACTCGCTTCATCACCATTTTTGATAACTCTAGAAAAAGCGTATCGGGAAGTAGCTGTTCAAGTTGCATATCCGGATTGAGCTGATCAGCTAAGATTGTTTGAATGCGATTGGTAGTGAAGAAGTAGGTATTCTTTGATCCAGTAAGCTTGCGCAACTTTACCTGCGACAGATCCACATTTAACGGAACCAGAACGGAATTCATTTTAAACTTGAGCAGGGTATAACCGTATGCCCTAACTTTTATCTTAACCTTTACCTGCTCATCATTGACAAATACTTTATCGGAAGGCAGGTTAAAGTATCTTACTTGGTAGTTGAGGTCAATGGTATACTCTCGGTTAAGCTTGTTCAAATACCAAAGTATGGAGGCAAAAAAAAGGAAGAAAAGGAAGATGACCACCTTTTCGTCTATTTTAATTTTGCGCTTCGAAAATGCTTCGCCAAATTGCTTAAAAAACCTAGTATCCACAAATATCACCCATGATTACAGGGTGCAAGTTAGAAATAATAATGATTGCGGCAATTGAACGATTACCCCAAAAAAATAAGGGTTCAGGCTATTAGCACTGAACCCTTTATTCTTGGTTTAAGCCTTACTTTGCTTGTTGAAGATCGGAAGGATCGCGAAGAATTGCGCTCTTATCGCAGCGAATCTTACAATTATCATCAATTTCGATAATAATATACTGCTCGCGTATTTCCCATACTTTTCCATAAATACCACCGGTAGTAACAATCTTGTCACCCTTTTTCAGCGCCTCTTGAAACTTTCTAAGTTCCTTTTGACGCTTAGTCTGTGGACGAATCATGAAGAAATACATAACAACAAAAACCAAAGCCATCATAATTAGGAAAGAGTAGCTTTGTCCTTGTGCTGCAGCTGGAGCTGCTTGAAGAAGAATTAAGTTGGTAAACATATCTATCTAATTTAAAGGTTATTCAATTACATTGGCACGAATAGTTACGGTAGAAAAACCCCTCTCGGTATTTAACTTAAGCGTAACTTGCTTAATTTGGGATCCATCCCATCCCTCGGTATTAAAAAGAACCTCGACTTGTCCTTGTGCCCCGGGTGCCACCGGCTCCTTCGAAAAGCGAGGCATTGTACATCCGCAGCTGGGGATTGCATCCAAGATGATTAGGTTCCCTGTTCCCTCATTTTTGAAAAAGAACGTATGTGAAACG includes these proteins:
- the yajC gene encoding preprotein translocase subunit YajC, producing the protein MFTNLILLQAAPAAAQGQSYSFLIMMALVFVVMYFFMIRPQTKRQKELRKFQEALKKGDKIVTTGGIYGKVWEIREQYIIIEIDDNCKIRCDKSAILRDPSDLQQAK
- a CDS encoding TerB family tellurite resistance protein, which produces MGYSKWVSGALGWFFLGPIGGIAGFALGALLDSSGSGTKIYTGQNTRDGFTMSLLILVSAMMKADGKVVKAELDYVKEFFVKSFGVEVAQEAMILLRDMLKKEVPVREVCLQIRDNIDYAARLQLIHFLFGIGKADGKISQEEITLVEEIAGFLGISPQEYTSIKAMFIDNTEWAYQVLEIERSATDEQVKRAYRQMAIKYHPDKVSNLGEDVQRAANEKIKKVNDAYDKIKKERGTL
- a CDS encoding YbbR-like domain-containing protein; this translates as MDTRFFKQFGEAFSKRKIKIDEKVVIFLFFLFFASILWYLNKLNREYTIDLNYQVRYFNLPSDKVFVNDEQVKVKIKVRAYGYTLLKFKMNSVLVPLNVDLSQVKLRKLTGSKNTYFFTTNRIQTILADQLNPDMQLEQLLPDTLFLELSKMVMKRVPVRSMLHLNFEKQYMLCGSQLLIPDTIMASGPAPLMDTLTAWPTQSETLDNLHKSTTGSLSLVDITGLSSNISRIDYRLEVEKFTEGSYDVPVETINLPSGYQLQPLPSSVHVTYMVAMSRYKEVTASNFKLVIDYSEIANRLGDRLKVNVSSQPDFVSKVTLDPVFVEYIIQKD
- a CDS encoding DUF1573 domain-containing protein, which encodes MRNCWFLVALLVALVTGCNGKQSGPQGMGSVDSTIKPKVVFVENFFDFGNIKQGETVSHTFFFKNEGTGNLIILDAIPSCGCTMPRFSKEPVAPGAQGQVEVLFNTEGWDGSQIKQVTLKLNTERGFSTVTIRANVIE
- the coaE gene encoding dephospho-CoA kinase (Dephospho-CoA kinase (CoaE) performs the final step in coenzyme A biosynthesis.) gives rise to the protein MVKVGLTGGIGSGKSFVAALFAEFGVPVYQADIEAKMLIEVDPDIVKAYKSFFGNDIYTPLGLNRKQVATLVFGDQELLKRVNQVVHPAVARHFDEWLVQHKDASYVIHEAAILFESKSNERMDRVITVSAPESIRMARVMERDGVSEEAVKLRMNNQMKEEERLAKADYVILNDELQLLLPQVVELHHKLIELSKSKQF